The Bacillus vallismortis genome window below encodes:
- the tmrB gene encoding tunicamycin resistance ATP-binding TmrB has translation MIIWINGAFGSGKTQTAFELHRRLKPSYVYDPEKMGFAMRSMIPPEIAEDDFQSYPLWRAFNYSLLASLTDTYRGIIIVPMTIVHPEYFNEIIGRLRHDGQTVHHFTLMASKETLLKRLRTRAEGQNSWAAKQIDRCIEGLSSPVFADHLQTDNMSIQDAAETIAAKAKLTLDPDTRGSLRRFTDRLMVKQNHIRIK, from the coding sequence ATGATCATTTGGATAAACGGGGCGTTCGGTTCCGGAAAAACACAAACAGCCTTCGAACTGCATAGAAGGCTGAAACCGTCTTACGTGTATGATCCTGAGAAAATGGGATTTGCGATGCGCTCCATGATACCGCCGGAGATCGCGGAGGACGATTTTCAAAGCTATCCCTTATGGCGGGCGTTCAATTACAGCTTGCTTGCCTCCCTGACCGATACATACCGCGGCATCATCATTGTGCCTATGACGATTGTACACCCTGAATACTTTAATGAGATCATCGGCAGGCTTAGACATGACGGCCAGACGGTTCACCACTTTACACTAATGGCTTCAAAGGAAACCTTGTTAAAACGGCTGCGCACAAGAGCAGAAGGACAAAACTCATGGGCCGCCAAACAAATCGACCGCTGCATTGAAGGATTGTCATCACCAGTCTTTGCGGATCACCTCCAAACAGACAACATGTCGATTCAGGATGCGGCAGAAACCATTGCCGCGAAAGCCAAGCTTACATTAGACCCTGATACGAGAGGCAGCCTCCGAAGGTTCACCGACAGATTGATGGTAAAGCAGAATCATATCCGCATCAAATAA
- a CDS encoding DUF1989 domain-containing protein, protein MTQQYIIEPKKGLGLKLKKGQVLKVVDVEGQQIADFVAYHAKDFYEHLDQGATIDANHSIHVKVNDHLYSNLYKPMLTLIEDTVGKHDLLLPACRPDMNRLLYGKQKDEFQDTCYDNMNRALEQFGVPKPHMHYPFAIFMNTVLDERGNLSVETPLSNAGDYVRLRAETDLIVAFSSCPIEKGKCNGDSVTSIRVEVS, encoded by the coding sequence ATGACACAGCAATATATTATTGAGCCGAAAAAAGGGCTTGGTCTGAAGCTGAAAAAGGGGCAGGTTTTGAAGGTGGTTGATGTAGAAGGGCAGCAGATAGCAGATTTTGTCGCGTACCATGCCAAAGATTTTTATGAGCACCTTGATCAGGGCGCGACCATTGATGCCAATCATTCTATTCATGTGAAGGTCAATGACCATCTCTACTCCAATCTGTACAAACCGATGCTGACGCTGATTGAGGATACGGTCGGCAAACATGATCTCCTGCTTCCCGCCTGCCGACCTGATATGAACAGGCTGTTATACGGCAAGCAAAAGGATGAGTTTCAGGATACGTGCTATGACAATATGAACCGGGCGCTTGAGCAGTTTGGCGTACCGAAGCCTCACATGCATTACCCATTTGCGATTTTTATGAATACTGTCCTTGATGAGAGAGGGAACCTGTCTGTGGAAACGCCGCTTTCGAATGCCGGCGATTATGTAAGGCTGAGAGCGGAAACGGATTTGATTGTCGCGTTTTCTTCCTGTCCGATCGAAAAAGGAAAGTGTAATGGAGACAGTGTAACGTCAATACGGGTGGAAGTCAGCTGA
- the nadE gene encoding ammonia-dependent NAD(+) synthetase, which yields MSVQETIMRELHVKPSIDPKQEIEERINFLKQYIKKTGAKGFVLGISGGQDSSLAGRLAQLAVESIREEGGDAQFIAVRLPHGTQQDEDDAQLALKFIKPDKSWKFDIQSTVSAFADQYQQETGDKLTDFNKGNVKARTRMIAQYAIGGQEGLLVIGTDHAAEAVTGFFTKYGDGGADLLPLTGLTKRQGRSLLKELGAPERLYLKEPTADLLDEKPQQTDETELGISYDEIDDYLEGKEVSAKVSEALEKRYSMTEHKRQVPASMFDDWWK from the coding sequence ATGAGTGTGCAGGAAACGATTATGCGTGAATTACATGTGAAGCCCTCAATTGATCCAAAACAAGAAATTGAGGAACGAATCAATTTTTTAAAGCAGTATATAAAGAAAACCGGCGCTAAAGGCTTTGTATTGGGAATCAGCGGCGGACAGGATTCATCTCTTGCCGGGCGCCTTGCCCAGCTTGCCGTGGAAAGCATTCGCGAAGAGGGCGGAGACGCTCAGTTTATCGCGGTCCGTCTTCCGCATGGCACACAGCAGGATGAAGACGATGCCCAGCTCGCTCTGAAATTCATCAAGCCGGACAAATCCTGGAAATTTGACATTCAATCAACAGTCAGCGCTTTTGCAGATCAATATCAGCAAGAGACAGGCGATAAGCTGACAGACTTTAATAAAGGGAACGTAAAAGCGAGAACGAGAATGATTGCTCAATACGCGATCGGCGGCCAAGAAGGCCTTCTTGTGATTGGAACAGACCATGCGGCCGAAGCCGTAACTGGTTTCTTTACGAAATACGGTGACGGAGGCGCAGATCTCCTGCCGCTGACAGGCTTAACAAAGCGTCAGGGAAGAAGCCTGCTGAAAGAGCTGGGTGCACCGGAACGCCTATACTTAAAAGAACCAACTGCCGATCTGCTCGACGAAAAACCGCAGCAGACGGATGAAACAGAGCTTGGCATTTCCTACGATGAGATTGACGATTATCTTGAAGGAAAAGAAGTATCAGCGAAAGTGTCAGAAGCGCTGGAAAAACGCTACAGCATGACTGAACATAAACGTCAGGTTCCGGCGTCTATGTTTGATGACTGGTGGAAATAA
- a CDS encoding class I SAM-dependent methyltransferase, whose protein sequence is MTNETPFSKNAEMYRDEKVFAEGEDLGIMIKTAQCRAEHRVLDIGAGAGHTALAFSPYAQECIGIDATIEMVEVASSFAQEKGTKNVRFRQGTAESLPFADDSFDLITCRYAAHHFSDLRKAVSEVARVLKKDGRFLLVDHYAPEDPILDEFVNHLNRLRDPSHVRESSLSEWQSMFAANQLGYQEVQKWNLPIQYESWIKRGGTPADREKQMISHLHQASDEARDTFCIKLNQNGQPDSFCLKAILIQGIK, encoded by the coding sequence ATGACAAATGAAACGCCGTTTTCGAAAAACGCCGAGATGTATCGGGATGAGAAGGTATTTGCCGAGGGGGAAGATTTGGGTATTATGATCAAAACGGCGCAATGCCGGGCTGAGCATCGGGTGCTGGATATCGGAGCGGGTGCCGGCCATACGGCGCTGGCATTTTCTCCATATGCACAGGAGTGCATCGGTATTGATGCGACGATAGAAATGGTAGAGGTTGCATCCTCCTTTGCGCAAGAAAAAGGAACGAAAAACGTACGTTTCCGGCAAGGAACGGCGGAGTCGCTTCCCTTCGCCGACGATTCATTTGATCTCATTACCTGCCGGTACGCGGCCCATCATTTTTCAGATCTCCGCAAAGCTGTCAGCGAAGTTGCACGTGTGCTGAAAAAGGACGGACGTTTTCTCTTGGTCGATCACTACGCGCCTGAAGATCCCATTCTTGATGAGTTTGTCAATCATTTGAACCGGCTCCGAGACCCTTCCCACGTGCGGGAAAGCTCATTATCAGAATGGCAGTCGATGTTCGCCGCTAATCAGCTGGGCTATCAAGAAGTCCAAAAGTGGAATTTGCCGATTCAATACGAAAGCTGGATCAAACGGGGCGGAACCCCTGCCGATCGAGAAAAACAGATGATCAGCCATTTACATCAAGCATCAGACGAAGCACGTGACACGTTCTGTATCAAATTGAATCAAAACGGACAGCCCGACTCCTTTTGCTTAAAAGCGATTTTGATTCAAGGTATAAAATGA
- a CDS encoding LysR family transcriptional regulator, whose amino-acid sequence MDIKVMEYAAEIARRQSFTKAAEHLHIAQPSLSQQIKKLEAELGLTLFHRSHGSVTLTPHGRRFIEKAEDIIRSRDDLLREMQERSQGLGHKLSIGIPAVTGRYLFPPLLKQFLARYPHVEVQLVEKDPASLEEMTAKGEVDLSVLSLPIEDERLAITPLLTEPIVLAVPKEKQRWMPPEMTALIEKALEGEEGRQPSVPLEMARHVPFILLKEGFGFRRTVLDLCAESGFKPNTAFKTSHIETAQSLVANGLGVTMAPNMVRRDKDPGVIYLSIQSAPSRTLVFVFLKNRYVSLTAQAFMEMSRENLKQTFDEGCLENKSENI is encoded by the coding sequence ATGGATATTAAAGTGATGGAATACGCAGCGGAAATCGCCCGGCGCCAAAGCTTTACAAAGGCGGCGGAGCATCTTCATATCGCTCAGCCATCTCTCAGCCAGCAAATCAAAAAGCTTGAGGCTGAGCTTGGGCTTACCCTTTTCCACAGATCCCACGGCTCTGTTACCCTGACACCCCACGGCCGGCGTTTCATTGAAAAAGCCGAGGACATCATTCGTTCCAGAGATGATTTGCTCCGGGAGATGCAGGAGCGGTCGCAGGGGCTTGGGCATAAGCTTTCCATCGGGATTCCCGCTGTCACGGGGAGATATCTCTTTCCGCCTCTGCTGAAGCAGTTTTTGGCGCGCTATCCTCATGTAGAGGTTCAGCTTGTTGAAAAAGACCCTGCTTCATTAGAGGAAATGACGGCAAAGGGAGAGGTCGACCTTTCTGTTTTGTCCTTGCCGATCGAGGATGAACGGCTTGCCATTACACCCTTGCTCACGGAACCGATTGTTCTCGCGGTGCCTAAGGAAAAACAAAGGTGGATGCCTCCGGAAATGACCGCGCTGATTGAGAAAGCGTTGGAAGGAGAGGAGGGCCGCCAGCCGTCCGTGCCCCTTGAAATGGCGAGGCACGTGCCTTTTATTCTGTTAAAAGAAGGCTTCGGTTTTCGAAGGACAGTTCTCGATCTCTGTGCGGAAAGCGGCTTTAAGCCGAATACTGCCTTTAAGACGAGCCATATTGAAACCGCGCAATCTCTTGTGGCAAACGGCTTAGGTGTGACAATGGCGCCGAATATGGTCAGAAGGGATAAGGACCCGGGTGTAATTTATTTATCTATTCAATCAGCGCCATCCCGAACCCTTGTCTTTGTATTTTTAAAGAACCGATATGTCAGTCTGACAGCTCAGGCTTTTATGGAAATGAGCCGGGAAAATCTTAAACAAACGTTTGATGAAGGCTGTTTGGAAAACAAAAGTGAAAATATTTAG
- a CDS encoding shikimate kinase, whose translation MNAKRAIPVRERNIVLIGFMGVGKTTIGQLVAKKLYRDFIDIDQEIEKDFNMSIPEMFEKKGEDFFRKTEKEYILDICHHKRFKIVSLGGGSFKQEEIRTCCLENCLVLHLDLSWENWKQRADLLIENRPVLHNRSMDDMEQLFNERKAIYDKHNSKVATDNLSPEEVADYIAETLKIGWDLYQPM comes from the coding sequence ATGAACGCTAAACGAGCCATCCCAGTAAGAGAAAGAAATATCGTCCTGATCGGATTCATGGGTGTAGGAAAAACGACAATCGGCCAATTGGTCGCTAAAAAATTATATAGAGATTTTATCGATATAGACCAAGAGATTGAAAAAGATTTCAATATGTCGATCCCTGAGATGTTTGAGAAAAAGGGTGAAGATTTTTTTCGGAAAACGGAGAAGGAATATATTTTAGACATTTGCCATCATAAACGATTCAAAATCGTATCTCTGGGGGGCGGGTCATTTAAACAAGAGGAAATCAGAACGTGCTGTCTGGAAAACTGTCTCGTGCTTCATCTAGACCTGTCATGGGAGAACTGGAAGCAGCGAGCGGACTTATTGATCGAGAACCGCCCTGTGCTGCACAACCGTTCAATGGATGACATGGAACAGCTGTTTAACGAAAGAAAAGCCATTTACGACAAACACAATTCAAAAGTCGCAACAGACAACCTTTCTCCTGAAGAGGTCGCCGATTATATTGCGGAGACATTGAAAATCGGCTGGGACCTTTATCAGCCAATGTAA